One Setaria viridis chromosome 5, Setaria_viridis_v4.0, whole genome shotgun sequence genomic region harbors:
- the LOC117857023 gene encoding uncharacterized protein: MADYHFVYKDVEGTSTQWDDIQRRLGNLPPKPEPFKPPAFAPKVEADEQPKSKEWLDAREPEELEELEDDLDDDRFLEQYRKMRLAELREAAKAARFGSIVPITGSDFVREVSQAPSDIWVVVFLFKDGIPECGLLQNCLEELATRYPATKFVKIISTDCIPNYPDRNVPTILVYNNSAVKGTYVGLQKFGGKRCTPESVALALCQSDPVLNDGHGGGDSSRDNVIEGVRRKFIEKVVAQHEEREEEDSD, from the exons ATGGCGGACTACCACTTCGTGTACAAGGACGTGGAGGGGACGAGCACGCAGTGGGACGACATCCAGCGCCGCCTGGGGAATCTACCCCCGAAGCCTGAGCCCTTCAAGCCGCCGGCTTTCGCCCCCAAGGTCGAGGCCGACGAGCAGCCCAAGTCCAAGGAATGGCTCGACGCGCGCGAGCCCGAGGAGCTCGAGGAACTCGAGGACGACCTGGACGACGACCGCTTTCTCGAGCAGTACAG GAAGATGAGGCTTGCAGAGCTCAGGGAGGCAGCAAAAGCCGCGCGATTTGGCAGTATAGTGCCAATTACCGGATCGGACTTCGTGCGTGAGGTGTCTCAGGCGCCATCAGATATCTGGGTTGTGGTCTTCCTCTTCAAGGACGG GATACCCGAATGTGGGTTGCTTCAGAATTGTTTGGAAGAATTGGCTACAAGATACCCAGCGACAAAATTCGTTAAAATTATCTCCACAGACTGCATTCCCAACTACCCAGATAGAAATGTTCCTACAATATTGGTGTATAACAACAGTGCTGTCAAAGGGACTTATGTTGGTTTGCAAAAGTTCGGTGGAAAGAGATGCACACCTGAAT CTGTTGCATTAGCCCTTTGCCAGTCAGACCCTGTACTGAATGATGGGCATGGCGGTGGCGATTCATCCCGGGACAATGTCATAGAAGGCGTTCGCAGGAAGTTCATAGAGAAGGTTGTGGCCCAGCATGAAGAGCGGGAGGAAGAGGATAGCGACTGA
- the LOC117857021 gene encoding FACT complex subunit SSRP1, producing MTDGHHFNNILLGGRGGTNPGQFKVHSGGLAWKRQGGGKTIEIDKADVTSVTWMKVPRAYQLGVRIKDGLFYRFIGFREQDVSSLTNFIQKNMGVTPDEKQLSVSGHNWGGIDIDGNMLTFMVGTKQAFEVSLPDVAQTQMQGKTDVLLEFHVDDTTGANEKDSLMDLSFHVPTSNTQFVGDENRPPAHILWETILKFADVGSSEEPVVTFEGIAILTPRGRYSVELHLSFLRLQGQANDFKIQYSSIVRLFLLPKSNNPHTFVVITLDPPIRKGQTLYPHIVIQFETEVVVERDLALSKEVLADKYKDRLEESYKGLIHEVFTKVLRGLSGAKVTRPGSFRSCQDGYAVKSSLKAEDGLLYPLEKGFFFLPKPPTLILHEEIEFVEFERHGAGGASMSSHYFDLLVKLKNDQEHLFRNIQRNEYHNLFNFINGKNIKIMNLGGDGQGTSGVVTDVLRDTDDDAVDPHLERIKNQAGDEESDEEDEDFVADKDDSGSPTDDSGDEDSDASDSGGEKEKSSKKEASSSKPVQKRKPKGRDEDGLEKKKAKKKKDPNAPKRAMTPFMYFSMAERGNMKSSNPDLPTTEIAKKLGEMWQKMSSEEKQPYIQQAQVDKKRYEKESAVYRGEAPVDVDSGNDSD from the exons ATGACGGACGGGCACCACTTCAACAACATCCTCCTCGGGGGGCGCGGCGGCACG AACCCCGGTCAGTTTAAAGTGCATTCAGGTGGACTTGCATGGAAGAGACAAGGTGGAGGAAAGACCATTGAGATTGACAAAGCTGATGTAACCTCAGTTACATGGATGAAAGTCCCCAGAGCATATCAACTTGGAGTCAGGATTAAAGATGGCCTGTTCTACAGGTTTATTGGCTTCCGTGAACAG GATGTAAGCAGTTTGACCAACTTCATACAAAAGAATATGGGCGTCACACCAGATGAAAAACAGCTTTCTGTTAGTGGTCACAATTGGGGAGGGATTGATATCGATG GAAACATGCTTACCTTTATGGTTGGTACAAAGCAAGCATTTGAAGTGTCTCTACCAGATGTTGCACAAACCCAGATGCAAGGAAAAACAGATGTTCTCTTAGAGTTTCATGTTGATGATACTACTGGGGCCAATGAG AAAGATTCGCTCATGGATTTAAGTTTTCATGTGCCTACTTCAAATACTCAGTTTGTCGGGGATGAGAATCGCCCTCCGGCTCAT ATTCTATGGGAGACTATATTGAAATTTGCTGATGTTGGATCCTCTGAAGAGCCAGTTGTCACCTTTGAAGGAATTGCGATTCTTACACCAAG AGGACGCTATAGTGTTGAGCTTCATCTGTCATTTCTACGACTCCAAGGGCAAGCTAATGATTTTAAAATCCAATACAGCAGCATTGTTCGCCTCTTTCTTTTGCCAAAG TCAAATAATCCTCATACATTTGTTGTTATCACTCTTGATCCACCAATCCGTAAAGGACAAACATTGTATCCTCACATTGTTATTCAG TTTGAGACGGAGGTAGTAGTTGAAAGGGATCTGGCATTGAGTAAAGAGGTTCTGGCTGACAAATACAAAGACAGGCTTGAGGAATCTTACAAG GGTCTAATACATGAGGTATTTACCAAAGTCCTTCGTGGGCTATCTGGTGCTAAAGTCACAAGACCAGGTTCTTTCAGAAGTTGCCAAGATGGATATGCAGTTAAATCTTCACTCAAAGCTGAAGATGGACTGTTGTATCCACTTGAAAAGGGTTTCTTCTTTCTGCCAAAGCCTCCTACACTCATTCTGCATGAGGAG ATTGAGTTCGTCGAATTTGAACGGCATGGTGCTGGGGGTGCCAGTATGTCATCTCACTATTTTGATCTCCTTGTCAAACTGAAAAATGACCAAGAGCATCTCTTCAGAAATATTCAAAGGAATGAATACCACAACCTCTTCAACTTCATCAA tgGAAAGAACATAAAAATAATGAACCTTGGAGGAGATGGTCAAGGTACGAGTGGTGTAGTTACAGATGTTCTAAGGGACACTGATGATGATGCTGTTGACCCACATCTAGAGCGCATTAAAAATCAGGCTGGGGATGAGGAAAGTGATGAAGAG GACGAAGATTTTGTCGCGGATAAGGATGACAGTGGATCTCCTACTGATGATTCTGGTGATGAGGATTCAGACGCTAGTGACAGCGGTGGTGAAAAAGAG AAATCATCCAAGAAGGAAGCAAGCAGTTCAAAGCCTGTTCAGAAAAGGAAGCCTAAGGGCAGGGATGAGGATGGTCTAGAGAAGAAAaaggcaaagaagaaaaaagatccTAATGCTCCGAAAAGAGCAATGACGCCGTTCATGTATTTCTCAATGGCTGAGCGAGGA AACATGAAGAGCAGCAACCCGGATTTGCCTACGACCGAGATTGCGAAGAAGCTTGGGGAGATGTGGCAAAAGATGTCAA GCGAGGAGAAGCAGCCTTATATTCAGCAGGCCCAGGTTGACAAGAAACGCTATGAAAAGGAATCCGCTGTCTATCGTGGTGAAGCACCAGTTGATGTGGATTCCGGCAATGACTCTGACTAG
- the LOC117857022 gene encoding uncharacterized protein, with protein MAMAQAGMQLTKAALLVGVGLVGSQLPKVAEIFVELQGSMREKGAESVADVGNEALQLAQLQIEMMTRQLRLLSSNNNAVIQVDMGKGAGSALILPAVAVGAVGYCYMWWKGISFSSLMYVTKRNMANAVASMTKHLEQVQGSLAAAKKHLSQRIQHLDDKLEQQKEISGEIFDQVTGAKLKIKSIGSDMDKIKNMVMGLDHKMDSIEAKQNYSCAAVNYLCKFIEQRGEKLPERVEGLQRTVRRIGYSSSESSGLGFGQLLTIESTSPSASAERMLRSTGISAARSILP; from the exons ATGGCGATGGCGCAGGCCGGCATGCAGCTCACCAAAGCCGccctcctcgtcggcgtcg GGTTGGTCGGGTCTCAACTCCCCAAAGTCGCCGAGATCTTCGTCGAGCTTCAG GGGTCTATGCGCGAGAAAGGGGCGGAATCGGTCGCCGACGTCGGCAAT GAGGCTTTGCAGCTCGCCCAGCTCCAAATTGAGATGATGACTAGGCAGCTTCGGCTGCTATCGTCCAATAATAACGCTGTTATTCAGGTGGATATGGGCAAGGGAG CTGGATCAGCTTTGATATTACCTGCTGTGGCTGTTGGTGCAGTCGGCTATTGTTACATGTGGTGGAAA GGTATCTCCTTCTCTAGCCTGATGTATGTGACCAAGCGCAATATGGCTAATGCTGTTGCAAGCATGACTAAACATCTAGAACAAGTGCAGGGCTCTCTTGCT GCTGCTAAAAAGCACTTATCGCAACGCATTCAGCACTTGGATGATAAATTGGAGCAGCAGAAGGAGATTTCTGGCGAAATTTTTGATCAG GTTACTGGAGCAAAGTTGAAAATCAAGAGCATTGGTTCAGACATggacaaaataaaaaatatggttATGGGTCTG GATCATAAGATGGATTCAATTGAAGCAAAACAG AACTATTCGTGTGCGGCTGTGAATTATCTCTGCAAATTCATAGAACAAAGGGGTGAGAAGCTGCCAGAACGCGTG GAAGGATTGCAACGAACAGTAAGGCGAATAGGGTACAGCAGCTCAGAGTCGTCG GGTTTGGGATTCGGGCAGCTGCTGACGATAGAATCAACCAGCCCTAGCGCTAGCGCAGAAAGAATGCTTCGGTCAACAGGCATCAGCGCGGCACGTTCGATTCTGCCTTGA
- the LOC117857020 gene encoding glutamine--tRNA ligase, whose product MGTGGDGEKAAPALPLEALLALGLDQRTAENALVNSKVTANLAAVIAEAGIKECDKSVGNLLYAVATKYPTNALVHRPVLIKYVLSIKIKNPAQLDAALSFLTNTGPDSLDVEKFEEACGVGVVVSIEEIKSTVTDVLEENMEAIKEQRYHMNVGTLCGQVRKRHPWGDAKAIKEEIDKRLAEILGPKTEADNIKPVKKKKEKPAKVEEKKVAVATSAPPSEEELNPYTIFPQPEENFKVHTEIFFSNGNIWRAHNTKEILEKHLKATGGKVMTRFPPEPNGYLHIGHAKAMFIDFGLAKERNGHCYLRFDDTNPEAEKKEYIDHIQEIVHWMGWEPYKVTYTSDYFQALYEHAVELIRRGLAYVDHQTAEEIKEYREKKMNSPWRDRPIEESLKLFEDMRRGLIAEGAATLRMKQDMQNDNKNMSDLIAYRIKFTPHPHAGDKWCIYPSYDYAHCMVDSLENITHSLCTLEFDIRRPSYYWLLVALDLYQPYVWEYSRLNISNTVMSKRKLNRLVTEKWVDGWDDPRLLTLAGLRRRGVSSTAINSFIRGIGITRSDNSLIRVDRLEYHIREELNKTAPRTMVVLRPLKVVITNLEEGKVMDLDGKMWPDASDTDASSHYKVPFSRTVYIESTDFRLKDSKDYYGLAPGKSVMLRYAFPIKCTDVIYGNSPDDIVEIRAEYDPLKTSKLKGVLHWVAEPAPGIEPLKVEVRLFEKLFMSENPAELEDWLGDLNPHSKEVIKDAYAVPSLATAVLGDKFQFERLGYFAVDTDSTPEKLVFNRTVTLRDSFGKAGPK is encoded by the exons ATGGGCACCGGGGGAGACGGGGAGAAGGCGGCCCCGGCGCTGCCgctggaggcgctgctggcgctCGGGCTCGACCAGCGCACCGCGGAGAACGCGCTCGTCAACAGCAAGGTCACCGccaacctcgccgccgtcaTAGCCGAG GCTGGCATAAAGGAATGTGACAAGTCAGTTGGCAATCTTCTCTATGCA GTCGCCACTAAGTACCCAACTAATGCACTTGTTCATCGTCCTGTCCTTATTAAATATGTCTTGTCAATAAAG ATAAAGAACCCTGCACAGCTAGATGCTGCTTTGTCATTTCTTACCAATACAGGTCCTGATTCTCTGGATGTCGAGAAGTTTGAGGAAGCATGTGGTGTAG GTGTGGTTGTTTCTATTGAGGAGATTAAATCAACTGTTACTGATGTTCTTGAGGAGAATATGGAAGCTATAAAGGAGCAGCGGTATCACATGAATG TTGGTACCCTATGCGGACAGGTTAGGAAGAGACACCCATGGGGTGATGCTAAGGCGATAAAG GAGGAAATTGACAAGAGGCTTGCAGAAATACTAGGTCCGAAGACAGAAGCTGACAATATAAAACcagtgaaaaagaagaaggaaaaaccGGCAAAAGTTGAG GAGAAAAAAGTTGCAGTTGCCACTTCTGCCCCACCATCTGAGGAGGAATTAAACCCGTATACTATATTTCCTCAGCCAGAGGAAAACTTTAAG GTTCACACAGAAATATTCTTTAGCAATGGGAACATATGGAGAGCACATAACACAAAGGAAATTTTAGAAAAACATCTGAAGGCAACTGGAGGAAAAGTGATGACCCGTTTTCCACCAGAACCCAATGGATATCTTCATATTGGTCATGCCAAG GCTATGTTTATTGATTTTGGGCTGGCTAAGGAGCGAAATGGTCATTGCTACCTTAG GTTTGATGACACAAATCCAGAAGCTGAAAAGAAAGAATACATAGATCACATTCAGGAAATCGTCCATTGGATGGGATGGGAGCCCTACAAAGTAACATACACAAGTGACTATTTCCAAGCTTTGTACGAGCATGCAGTTGAGTTAATACGGAGAGGGCTAGCCTATGTAGATCACCAG ACCGCAGAAGAAATCAAGGAGTACAGGGAAAAGAAGATGAATAGTCCATGGAGGGATAGACCAATTGAAGAGTCGCTGAAATTATTTGAAGACATGAGGCGTGGGTTGATTGCTGAGGGCGCGGCAACTCTCCGAATGAAGCAGGACATGCAGAATGACAACAAAAACATGTCTGACTTAATAGCATATAGAATAAAA TTCACCCCTCATCCACATGCTGGCGACAAGTGGTGTATCTATCCAAGCTATGACTATGCTCATTGCATGGTTGATTCTCTTGAAAACATCACACATtcg TTGTGCACACTTGAATTTGATATACGTCGCCCTTCATACTACTGGCTGCTTGTTGCCTTGGACCTCTATCAGCCATATGTGTGGGAATATTCGAGGCTAAACATATCAAATACTGTGATGTCTAAAAGAAAG TTGAATCGACTTGTGACAGAGAAGTGGGTAGATGGGTGGGATGATCCCCGCTTGTTGACATTGGCAGgactccggcgacggggagtATCATCAACCGCGATTAATTCGTTTATCCGTGGAATTGGGATAACTAGAAG TGACAATAGCTTAATTCGTGTTGACCGTCTGGAATATCACATCAGGGAAGAGCTTAATAAAACAGCTCCTCGAACGATGGTTGTTTTGCGCCCTCTAAAG gttgTAATAACTAACTTGGAAGAAGGAAAAGTAATGGATCTTGATGGGAAAATGTGGCCTGATGCTTCTGATACTGATGCTTCCTCCCACTACAAG GTTCCTTTCTCAAGAACTGTCTACATTGAGAGTACTGATTTTCGCCTAAAGGACTCAAAAGATTACTATGGGCTAGCCCCTGGTAAATCTGTCATGCTAAG GTATGCATTCCCCATAAAATGCACAGATGTTATCTACGGTAATAGCCCTGATGATATCGTTGAAATTCGAGCTGAATATGATCCTTTGAAGACTTCTAAACTTAAG GGTGTTCTGCACTGGGTTGCTGAGCCAGCACCTGGTATTGAACCATTAAAGGTGGAAGTTAGATTGTTCGAGAAATTGTTCATGTCAGAG AATCCTGCTGAATTGGAGGACTGGCTGGGGGATCTTAACCCACACTCAAAAGAGGTGATAAAGGACGCCTATGCTGTACCGTCACTTGCCACTGCGGTTCTGGGTGACAAGTTCCAGTTTGAGCGCCTCG GCTACTTTGCGGTAGATACCGACTCCACGCCTGAGAAGCTGGTGTTCAACAGAACAGTTACCCTCCGCGATTCATTTGGCAAAGCTGGACCCAAGTGA